One window of the Shimwellia blattae DSM 4481 = NBRC 105725 genome contains the following:
- the lgt gene encoding prolipoprotein diacylglyceryl transferase, whose amino-acid sequence MTNSYLHFPEFDPVIFSIGPLSLHWYGLMYLVGFVFAMWLAGRRASKPGSGWTKNEVENLLYAGFLGVFLGGRIGYVLFYNLPQFLSDPLYLFKVWDGGMSFHGGLIGVIIVMMIFARRTKRTFFQVSDFIAPLIPFGLGAGRLGNFINGELWGRVDPNFRFSMLFPASRGEDIALLPGHPEWQQLFDTYGVLPRHPSQLYELALEGIVLFIILNLYIRKPRPMGAVSGLFLIGYGAFRIIVEFFRQPDAQFTGEWVQYISMGQILSIPMIIAGIIMMVWAYRRQNRQQNVAS is encoded by the coding sequence TTCCCCGAGTTTGATCCAGTGATATTCTCCATCGGGCCCCTTTCCCTGCACTGGTACGGCCTGATGTATCTGGTGGGATTCGTATTTGCGATGTGGCTGGCCGGGCGTCGGGCCAGTAAACCCGGCAGCGGCTGGACAAAAAACGAAGTGGAAAACCTGCTGTATGCGGGCTTCCTCGGGGTGTTCCTCGGCGGGCGTATTGGTTACGTGCTGTTTTATAACCTGCCGCAGTTCCTCAGTGATCCGCTCTACCTGTTCAAAGTATGGGATGGCGGCATGTCGTTCCACGGCGGCCTGATCGGAGTTATCATCGTGATGATGATCTTCGCCCGCCGCACCAAACGCACCTTCTTCCAGGTCTCTGATTTTATTGCGCCGCTGATCCCCTTTGGCCTGGGGGCCGGGCGTTTAGGGAACTTTATTAATGGCGAGCTGTGGGGCCGGGTGGATCCGAATTTCCGCTTCTCAATGCTGTTCCCGGCGTCGCGCGGTGAAGATATCGCCCTGTTGCCCGGCCACCCGGAGTGGCAGCAGCTGTTTGATACCTACGGCGTGCTCCCGCGCCACCCTTCCCAGCTCTATGAGCTGGCCCTGGAGGGGATTGTGCTGTTTATCATCCTGAACCTGTATATCCGCAAGCCGCGCCCGATGGGGGCCGTTTCCGGGCTGTTCCTGATTGGTTACGGGGCGTTTCGTATTATTGTTGAGTTCTTCCGCCAGCCGGATGCGCAGTTTACCGGCGAATGGGTGCAGTACATCAGCATGGGGCAGATCCTTTCTATTCCGATGATTATTGCCGGTATTATCATGATGGTCTGGGCATATCGCCGCCAGAACCGGCAGCAGAATGTAGCGAGTTGA